The genomic DNA CAATTACAATGGATTTTCTACAGCTTCTGGAGTAACTGTAGTTCCTGTTATTTCTAAAATTGAAGATAATTTTTCCTTACCGAAAATCGAAGATTTTGAAAGCTTAATTACTCCTAAAACCAAGGCCATTTTAATATGTAACCCAGGAAACCCTACAGGATACTTATACTCTAAAGAAGAAATTTTAAAATTAAAAGAAATTGTACTAAAACATGATTTATTTTTAATTGCCGATGAAGTATATCGCGAATTTGTATATGATGGAAATGAACATAATTCCGTAATGGCCATTGATGGTTTAGAACAAAATGCTATTATGATTGATTCTGTTTCTAAACGTTATAGTATGTGTGGAGCTCGTATTGGATGTATTGTTTCTAAAAATGAAGAGTTTATTACCACCGCCATTAAGTTCGCGCAAGCCCGCTTAAGCCCTCCTACCTACGCTTTACTAGCCAGCGAGGCCGCTTTAGAAACTCCTCAAAGCTATTTTGATAATGTTATTGAGGAGTATGTAAACCGAAGGAATTTACTAATTAGCGAATTAAAAAAAATAGCAGGGGTAAAAGTAGCCAACCCAAAAGGTGCTTTTTACTGCATTGCTGAGCTACCTGTAAAAGATGCGGATCATTTCGCTCAATGGATCTTAGAAAAATTTAATGACAATAATGAAACTGTAATGGTCGCACCTGCTAGTGGGTTTTATTCTACTAAAGGTGAAGGTAAAAATCAAGTTCGAATTGCTTATGTTTTAAATGAAGCCGATTTAAAACGTTCTGTTGAAATTTTAAAGATTGCCTTAAATAAATACAATTCTTAATATATTAAAGTACAGTTAAGAAAAATTTTTAACTGTGCTTTATATCTAACAAAATTACGTCAGTCTTCGTGGAAATACAAAAAAACATATCACTAAAAAATTACAATACATTTGGTATTGATGTCATGGCTGATCGCTTTGTACACATTACATCTTTTTATGATTTACAACATTTATTAAAAAACGAAAAGAAAATCTTTTTGTTAAGTGGTGGAAGCAATATGCTACTTACTAAAAATATAAAAGAATTAGTAGTATATATTGATATCAAAGGAGTTTCGATAGACAGAGAAGATGCTAATTTTGTTTATTTAACAGTAAATGCTGGTGAAAACTGGCATGAATTCGTATTATGGACAGTCTCTCAAGACTATGGTGGCTTAGAAAATTTATCTTTAATTCCAGGAAATGTAGGCACTTCTCCTATTCAAAATATAGGAGCTTACGGAGTAGAAGTAAAAGATACGATTACAAAAGTAGAAAGCATAGAAATTGAAACAGGGAAATTAGCCACTTTTTCAAATGAAGCTTGTAAATTTGGCTATAGAAATTCTGTTTTTAAAAACACATACAAAAACAAGTACGTAATCACTTCTGTAAGTTTTCGTCTAACCAAATCAAATCATATTTTAAAAACATCTTATGGAGCTATTGAAACAGAATTACTTCATCAAAATATAAAACAGCCCAATATAAAGGATGTTTCAAATGCCGTAATAGCTATTAGACAATCTAAATTACCAGACCCTAAACTAATTGGAAATAGCGGTAGTTTCTTTAAAAATCCTATCATACCCAAAAAGCTCTTTGACAAATTAAAGGAAAAATTTCCATCAATACCTCATTACATTGTTTCAAATAACGAAATTAAGATACCTGCTGGATGGCTTATTGAACAGATTGGATTCAAAGGAAAACGCTTTGGGGATTACGGTGTCCATGAAAAACAAGCCTTAGTTTTAGTCAATTATGGAAATGCTTCTGGAAAAGAAATTTATACACTTTCTCAGAAAATAAAAAGTGAAGTTAAAAAAAACTTTTCAATAGATTTAGAAATTGAAGTGAACGTTATATAGTTTAAAGTTTTTATGAGAAAATAATTACTCAAAATATAAAAAAAGGATAAGTATATAAATATGCTTATCCTTTTTTTATATTTTTACTCTTTATCAAATAATACTTTATGTATAACTCCTGCTACAACTGCACCTCCTATTGGGGCAACCCAAAATAGCCAAGATTGTATTAAATATTCTCCTCCTGCAAATAATGCTTGACTCATAGATCTAGCCGGATTAACAGAAGTATTTGTTACAGGAATACTTATCAAATGAATTAATGTTAGTCCTAAACCTATAGCGATTGGAGCAAAACCTTTTGGGGCTCTATCGTTTGTACTCCCTAAAATAATTAGTAAAAAAAACATTGTTAATATAAATTCTGTTATAAAAGCTGCTGTTATAGTGTACCCTCCTGGCGATAACTTTCCATAACCATTTGCGGCAAACCCTCCAATAGTTTCAAAGCCTGTTTTGTTTGATACAATTAAGTACAACATCCCTCCTGCTAAGACTGCTCCTACTAATTGAGATACGATATAAGGAACAAGTTCTTTTATGGAAAACTTTCCTCCAGCCCATAATCCAATAGAAACAGCCGGATTAAAATGCCCTCCAGAAATATGCCCTACTGCATATGCCATAGTTAAAACTGTTAAACCAAACGCTAAAGCAACTCCTGTAAACCCTATGCCTAAATCAGGGAATCCTGCTGCAAAGATAGCACTTCCACAACCTCCGAAAACTAACCAAAATGTTCCGAATAATTCTGCTAAATATTTTTTCATTGTAAATAAAATTTAAATAATTAATCAGCCGCAAAACTAGACTACGTATAAACCACCTGCAATAAGTATTTATACTAAATCTAAGCAACGTATAAACACGTAAAAACCAACTGCTTATTAACATAAGTTTAACTTGCAAAAGTTAAATTAATTCATTCAAAAAGGCACGTATTTAATATTTCTTCTTTATTTCAAAAAAGAAAGGAAATTAGTGTAGAAATACTCCTATTTTCTACTCTGAAAGAAACTCTTTTAGATACTATATTTTCTGTATCTTTGCATTATTAAACTTTATATCATGAAACTATTTATAGTGACTATAGGATTATTAGCCTTTGCTTTCGCAGGGATTGCTATTAAGATTTGGGCTAAAAAAGATGGTAAATTTGCGGGAACTTGTGCTAGCCAAAATCCAATGCTTAATAAAGATGGGGAAGCTTGCGGGTTTTGTGGAAAAACACCCGATCAATTTGATACTTGCACTGACACACAACATAGTTAACAGTTTGTCTTTTAGATGGTTTACCCTTTTCTTTTCTTTTCCCTTATTATTAGTGCATCTATACAAATAATTTACTATTTGAGCTTTGCTGTATTTGCTTTTTCAAGAGAAAAGGCTAAAAAAAGAAAAGAATTGCCTATTTCCGTAATTGTTTATGTTAAAAACAATGCTGAAGATCTATTAAACTTTTTACCTTCCATCATTCAACAAAATTACAGCAATTTTGAAATTGTATTAATAAATAATGCCTCTCATGATCAGACTTTAGAAGTCATGGAAAAATTTCAAAAAAAGCATCATACTATAAAAATAGTCAACGTTGAAAATAATGAGGCCTTCTGGGGAAGCAAAAAATATGCTCTTACGCTTGCAATTAAAGCTGCTACGAATGAACACTTGTTATTTACAGATATAAATGGTTCTAAACCACTTTCCAAAAACTGGATTGCTAAGATTACAAGTAACTTTTCAAATGAAAAATCTATTATTCTTGGCTATAACAAATACATACCAGAAAAGTATTCCTTTGTGAACTTACTCGCTAGATTTGACAATCTATTAACAAGTATCCAATACTTTAGCTATGCTAAATTTGGAATTCCTTATATGGGAGATGCTAAGAATATTGCTTATACCAAAACTAACTTTTTTAAAACTAAAGGTTTTATTAATCATATAAAAATTCACTTTGGAGAAGATTCTCTATTCATTCGAGATGCAGCAAATAGGTCAAATACTGCTATTTGTTCATCTATGAATAGTTTTATTAACTCCAATGGACCTAAAACACTGAAAGAATGGTATCTTAAAAAGCAAATCCAATTTTATGTATCAAAAAATTATAAGCTTTCTCATAAGCTTTTACTCTACTTATTTACGATCTCTAAAATAGTATTTATCAGCACTGTTTCTTTCTTAATATTTTATGAAGATTGGAAGGTTATTGGAAGTATTCTTTTAACTTACTTTTTGGTACAGTATATCATTGTAGGGGCTTCTGCAAGAAGATTAAGAGAAACTAAAGTGTTATTTTTTCTTCCCGCCCTTGAAATAATCTTAATATTATTTCAATTCAGTATATTTATAACTAATAGATTTTTAAAACCCATAAATTGGAAGTAACTAAAGAAATAATATCTGAATATATACAGAAGGCAAAGAAAAAAAATCAAATGGCATTTAATTTTCTGTTAGATTATTTTTGGGGAAGCGTTTATAACTATCAACTTAAAAGGACTAATAATGACAATGATGCGGAAGATATTACGATTCAAACATTTTCAAAAGCTTTTAATAAAATAGAAACTTTCAACGAACAATACCAATTTAAAACATGGTTGATTGCTATTTCAAAAAATGTACACATAGATTTTTTAAGAAAGAAAAAGCCTTTTTTATCTATTGAAACGACTCAAGAACAAGAAAACGAAGTTTACTCCGTAGTCGATGATACCCCTTCTCCTGAAGATAAAATCATTAGAGAGCAAAATTTAGCAAAGTTGCTAAGAGATATAAAGCAATTAAAACCTAAATACCAACAAGTAATTAACTTACGTTATTTTCAAGAGTTAAGCTATAAAGAAATCTCAGAGCAAATAAATGAGCCTATGAATAATGTAAAAATAAAGTTGCTACGTGCTAAAAAGTTATTAGCAGAAATCATTAAAAAGTCTTAATTTTTATATATTTATGGGAGTTAAAACTTTTAATCCCTAGATTTTGAATAAAAAATTTCTAAATTCTTTAGGCCCTGGTTTATTATTTGCAGGAGCAGCTATTGGAGTTTCCCATTTGGTTCAATCTACACGCGCAGGTGCTGAATTTGGCTTTGGTTTTCTATGGGCTTTACTTCTTGTAAATCTTTTCAAATACCCTTTTTTTCAATTTGGCCCTCGTTATACTGCTGCAACGGGAGAAACCTTATTAGATGGTTATAAGAAATTAGGTAAAGGGGTTTTAATTGCTTACTATATTATTAATATTGCTACGATGTTTACCATACAAGCTGCCGTTACTATCGTAACTGCTGGCTTAGCTTCTCAGCTATTTGGCTTAACCAATAATTTAGTTATATGGTCTGTAATTATCACTATAGCAAGTACCTCTATTCTATCAATTGGAAGGTATAAATTACTAGATAATCTTATGAAATATATTATTATTATCCTAACCTTTAGCACTGTTATAGCACTAGCCATTGCACTGTTTAATAACCAACAAGGACATTCTTTTAAACAAATTATACCTAACAATTCTACTGAAATTACTTTTTTAATTGCTTTTTTAGGTTGGATGCCAGCTCCTTTGGATATTTCTATCTGGCATTCTCTTTGGTCTGTTGAAAAAAACAAAGCTTCTATCAATAAAATAAAGCCTAAACAAGCTATTTTCGATTTTAACGTGGGCTACATAGGTACATTCTTCTTAGGAGTTTGCTTTGTCATCTTAGGAGCTTTAGTTATGTATAATTCTGGAGAAAGCTTTTCGAGTAAAGGAAGTGTTTTTGCTTCTCAACTCATCAATTTATATACTAAGAATTTAGGGGATTTCTCATATCTTTTTATAGCTATCGCCGCATTTACAACTATGTTTAGCACTTCTCTTACAACCTTAGATGCTTCTCCTAGGGCAATGGCTAAGACTACCTACCTTATATTTAGCAACTCTTTGAAGTTAAACTATTGGTTTTGGTTACTTTTTCTTGCAATCGGTACGTATATTATCCTTCAATTCTTTCTGTCTGATATGGGATTTCTTATTAAGATAGCTACTGTCTTATCATTTCTTACAGCTCCTTTTTATGCTATTTTAAATTACGTGCTTATTACAGGAAAGCATACTCCTAAAAAAAATCACCCTTCTACCTCGCTCAAGATACTGAGTTGGTTTGGCATTCTTTTCTTAATAAGTTTTAGCTTATGGTTTTTGGCAAATTTATAATTCTTTTCTTTGTAACTTTGTAGCTCAATTTTTTTAAAATGATAAACGAACCTACAATACTTCCTGAAAAAAGGCAAAAAAAACCAAAATGGTTACGTGTAAAATTGCCTGTTGGTAAAAAATACACTGATTTAAGAGGATTAGTAGATAAATATAAATTAAATACTATTTGCACTAGTGGTAGCTGTCCTAATATGGGAGAGTGCTGGGGAGAAGGTACTGCTACTTTCATGATTTTAGGAAATGTTTGTACCCGATCTTGCGGATTTTGCGGAGTTAAAACAGGAAGACCTGAAACTGTGGAGTGGGATGAACCTGAAAAAGTAGCTCGTTCTATTAAACTTATGAGTATTAAACATGCCGTTTTGACCTCTGTTGATAGGGATGATTTAAAAGATGG from Tenacibaculum maritimum NCIMB 2154 includes the following:
- the aqpZ gene encoding aquaporin Z, encoding MKKYLAELFGTFWLVFGGCGSAIFAAGFPDLGIGFTGVALAFGLTVLTMAYAVGHISGGHFNPAVSIGLWAGGKFSIKELVPYIVSQLVGAVLAGGMLYLIVSNKTGFETIGGFAANGYGKLSPGGYTITAAFITEFILTMFFLLIILGSTNDRAPKGFAPIAIGLGLTLIHLISIPVTNTSVNPARSMSQALFAGGEYLIQSWLFWVAPIGGAVVAGVIHKVLFDKE
- a CDS encoding pyridoxal phosphate-dependent aminotransferase, with translation MPLISKKGNAMPQSPIRKLVPFAEAAKKQGTKVFHLNIGQPDIKTPQVALDAIKNNTIEVLSYARSEGSETYRAKLAAYYATNNINVDANNIIATTGGSEALLFTIGSITDPGDEVIIPEPFYANYNGFSTASGVTVVPVISKIEDNFSLPKIEDFESLITPKTKAILICNPGNPTGYLYSKEEILKLKEIVLKHDLFLIADEVYREFVYDGNEHNSVMAIDGLEQNAIMIDSVSKRYSMCGARIGCIVSKNEEFITTAIKFAQARLSPPTYALLASEAALETPQSYFDNVIEEYVNRRNLLISELKKIAGVKVANPKGAFYCIAELPVKDADHFAQWILEKFNDNNETVMVAPASGFYSTKGEGKNQVRIAYVLNEADLKRSVEILKIALNKYNS
- a CDS encoding RNA polymerase sigma factor, encoding MAFNFLLDYFWGSVYNYQLKRTNNDNDAEDITIQTFSKAFNKIETFNEQYQFKTWLIAISKNVHIDFLRKKKPFLSIETTQEQENEVYSVVDDTPSPEDKIIREQNLAKLLRDIKQLKPKYQQVINLRYFQELSYKEISEQINEPMNNVKIKLLRAKKLLAEIIKKS
- a CDS encoding glycosyltransferase — translated: MSFAVFAFSREKAKKRKELPISVIVYVKNNAEDLLNFLPSIIQQNYSNFEIVLINNASHDQTLEVMEKFQKKHHTIKIVNVENNEAFWGSKKYALTLAIKAATNEHLLFTDINGSKPLSKNWIAKITSNFSNEKSIILGYNKYIPEKYSFVNLLARFDNLLTSIQYFSYAKFGIPYMGDAKNIAYTKTNFFKTKGFINHIKIHFGEDSLFIRDAANRSNTAICSSMNSFINSNGPKTLKEWYLKKQIQFYVSKNYKLSHKLLLYLFTISKIVFISTVSFLIFYEDWKVIGSILLTYFLVQYIIVGASARRLRETKVLFFLPALEIILILFQFSIFITNRFLKPINWK
- the murB gene encoding UDP-N-acetylmuramate dehydrogenase, whose amino-acid sequence is MEIQKNISLKNYNTFGIDVMADRFVHITSFYDLQHLLKNEKKIFLLSGGSNMLLTKNIKELVVYIDIKGVSIDREDANFVYLTVNAGENWHEFVLWTVSQDYGGLENLSLIPGNVGTSPIQNIGAYGVEVKDTITKVESIEIETGKLATFSNEACKFGYRNSVFKNTYKNKYVITSVSFRLTKSNHILKTSYGAIETELLHQNIKQPNIKDVSNAVIAIRQSKLPDPKLIGNSGSFFKNPIIPKKLFDKLKEKFPSIPHYIVSNNEIKIPAGWLIEQIGFKGKRFGDYGVHEKQALVLVNYGNASGKEIYTLSQKIKSEVKKNFSIDLEIEVNVI
- a CDS encoding Nramp family divalent metal transporter codes for the protein MNKKFLNSLGPGLLFAGAAIGVSHLVQSTRAGAEFGFGFLWALLLVNLFKYPFFQFGPRYTAATGETLLDGYKKLGKGVLIAYYIINIATMFTIQAAVTIVTAGLASQLFGLTNNLVIWSVIITIASTSILSIGRYKLLDNLMKYIIIILTFSTVIALAIALFNNQQGHSFKQIIPNNSTEITFLIAFLGWMPAPLDISIWHSLWSVEKNKASINKIKPKQAIFDFNVGYIGTFFLGVCFVILGALVMYNSGESFSSKGSVFASQLINLYTKNLGDFSYLFIAIAAFTTMFSTSLTTLDASPRAMAKTTYLIFSNSLKLNYWFWLLFLAIGTYIILQFFLSDMGFLIKIATVLSFLTAPFYAILNYVLITGKHTPKKNHPSTSLKILSWFGILFLISFSLWFLANL